From Faecalicatena sp. Marseille-Q4148:
AGTGTAAAAATCCAATATTGAGAAGAGAATGGATAAAATGCCCATTCTGCGGATGCAAACTTGCGATCGCGGATAATACGGCAGAAAGTCATGGAATTTATGTAAAATGCAGGACTTGTAAGAAAGAAATAGAGATTAAGAAATAAAGCGCTTAAATGAGCCTATGAGCCTGCGCTACTCGAAAGGAGTGGTAGCATGGGCTATGATGGCTCATTAAAATTTAGCACAGAAATAGACGAAACAGGTTTTAACAAAGGCACATCGAAACTTGGCGGAATAATCAAAGGCGGCTCTACGGCGGCAATTGCGGCAGTAGGCGCTGTGACGGCAGCAATAGGAGCCGGCATTGTTGCCGGAACAAAGTATAACGCCTCGATAGAAACCTATCAGACGTCTTTTGAAGTAATGACAGGATCTGCCGAAAAAGCGGCAGAGGTAATTGAAAAATTAAAGAAAGTCGGAGCAGAAACGCCTTTTGAACTTCCGGATTTAGCAGACACAACACAGCTTTTGATGAATTACGGCTTTAGCGCGGATGAAGCTATGGACAAGATGATGATGCTTGGAGATATTTCGCAAGGATCAGCAGAAAAAATGTCCAGAATCGCCACAGCTTACGGGCAGATGTCTTCTGCAGGCAAAGTATCTTTGCAGGATGTCAAACAGATGATCGAAGCTGGATTTAACCCTCTGCAAGAAATTTCCGAAAGCACCGGAGAGTCAATGGCATCCTTGTATGATAGAATCAGCAAGGGAACAATTTCTGTAGATGAAATTACGGCATCGATGGAGCGCGCAACTTCCGAGGGCGGGAAATATTTCCAAAGTATGGAAAAGCAAAGTCAGACGTTTAATGGTCTAATTTCTACGCTTAAAGATAATGCACAGCAGTTGCTTGGAGAAATTGTTAAGCCAATATCTGACGGAATGACTGAATCTCTGTTACCGGCAGCTATTAGCGCTATCGAGCAATTGACGAAAGGATTCGAAGAAAACGGTGTTTCTGGCATGCTACAAGCAGCAGGAAACATTGTGAATGGTTTATTTGCTGGAATAGAAGAAAACGCCCCATTGCTTATATCCAGTGGCATGGAAATGCTGAATCGGTTCTTGGAAGGTCTTTCGACTGGAATTCCAATTTTACTGACAAAAGGATTCGAAATAGTGACAGCGGTTGCGCTTGGAATTTTACAAAATTTACCGCAGTTAGTTTCCCGTGGAGCGTCTGCTATAACAAGTTTTGTAGGAGGAATCTTATCGTCACTCCCGACTGTTTTGGACTCTGGCGTAAAAATGATTTTGGAATTGCTACATGGAATTATACAGAAAACGCCAGAATTGATTACGCAGGCCGGGAAAGCTGTGATTGATTTCGCGGCTGAAATCGGAAGCAATCTGCCGGAGATATTACAAAAAGGAATTGAGATAATCGGACAATTGATTGCCGGAATTATTAAAGAAGTTCCGAATTTGCTTAGACAGATCCCCGGAATTATTGCTGATTTGGGCGAGGCGTTTTTGGATAAAGACTGGGGAAGTATTGGCTGGAATATTATACAAGGGATCGTATCTGGAATTAAAAGCGCAGCTTCTGATTTAGTAGATGCCGCCGTATCTGCCGCTAAAGATGCGGTTTCTACAGTTAAAGGATGGCTCGGAATTAAATCCCCTTCCAGAAGAATGCGTGACGAAGTTGGAAAGAACATGGCTCTCGGTGTGGGTGTTGGTTTTGAAAAAAATATGCCGAAAAAGCAAATAGGGAAAACTATCGAAGAATTAGTTTCTGGAATGGCATCTAGCGTATCCGGAATTACTTCTGCAAAGCCGGTTTATGCCGGAATGTATACCGCAACGACAGGAAATAACAACAAAGTTTATGATGCAGAAATGAAATCCGCAATCCTAAAACTGGCCAAACTTGCACAGCGTCCGATTGAAGTAACAACAATGATAGATAAGACAAAAATGGCTAGGACAATGGCAATTCCGGTGCAAGCCGAGTTGGCAAAGGGCAAGACAATTAAAAAGATGTTGGAGGGCGATAAATAAAATATGGGCTTATCTGTAAAATACAATGATATAGAGTTAAATAAATACCTGAGCGTCTTGAAAGGTTTTACGCCTTTTGTTGGCGCAGAATGGAATCCAGAAGTCAGCTCCGCAGTAGAAACAAACTGTGGGGCTGATTTTTTATATACGAAATACGGAAGCAAGATATTAGAAATGCCGTTTGAAATTAGCGGAAATTTGGAAGAAAAATGCGATGCTTTGCAGAAAATCCTAAACGTAAACGAGCCAAAACCGCTTATCTTTGGGAATTTACCACAGAAAATGTTTTATGCAGTACCAACCGGAACACTTGATTTTGAAGAAATTGCAATGTTTGGCACTGGCACAATCACTTGGCTCATTCCAGACGGACTTGCACATGCGACAACAAAGAAACCCTACGAAGCGCACAGAAATAACGGTGTATATGAGTTGGAAATCGACAATCAGGGAACGGTAGCTGCCCCGATTGACTTTGAAATTACAAATAACCACGAAAATGGCTATGTCGGGATTGTATCGGAGCATGGGATTATCCAGATTGGGCGAGCGGATGAAACTGACGAAGAATCTTATGAAAAATCACAGTTGCTCATAGATGATAAAGCAAACGCAATACTTGGGTGGCAGAGTAATAATGCGATTTTAACAACAGTAACGAATCCACATACACAGTCTGGTGCCGGTGAGTTAAAGGATGGATATGTGCAGGCACAGAATTACGGCACTGGCAGTCATTGGCATGGTCCTAGCTTTACCAAAAAAGTACCGGCAGACAGAAATGAGCATTACGGCGCAAAGAATTGCACAATGAGCTGGCACCATTATTTTTCCACGAGTACCATTAATAACCTCGGTGTAGCGCAATTTTTAATGACGGATAAAAACCGAAAGAATGTTGCGGGCGTGGCTTACTACAAGAATTCAACCGGGACAAACTTTGCAAAAATCTATCTATATGTAAATGGGAAGATTGTAAAAGAGTTGGAGATGGAGTGCAGCTATAACAACCCGATCACAGGGCAGCAGGCAGGAATGGCAAGTATTAGCAAGTACGGAGAACGGTTCGAGTTCTCGGTTGGCGGGAAAACTTATCCGTTTAACGCACCAGAAATGAAAGACATCGAAGTTTCGGAGATAAGCGTTTACTTTGGGGAATATTCGAACAACGAAGCAGTAGGCGCGAATTTGGCTTATTTCGTGCGCTTTATGAGCCATTCTGTAGAGGCATGGAGGGATGTTCCAAACCGCTACAAAGCCGGAACGGTAATAAAAGTAGACGGACATAGCGGAAAAATCTATGTAGATGGTGTTGCGAGCATGGGGGACGAAGTGAAAGGAACGAAGTATTTTCTGGCGCCACCCGGAAAGACAAAAATACAGTTTGGCTATTCGGATTTTTCGAATCCACCGCCGACATTTAAAGCATATATAAGGGAGGCTTACTTATAATGGAGAATGTGAGAATTGCAATATTAGATTCGCGGGATGCTGTCATGGCAGCAATGGACAATTTACTTCCGGACGCGCTGCATTATTATGACGATGAGCTACACGAGTATTTGAAAGGCTCTGCAAGTACCTATCGTTTTACAGCAAGCGCGAAGCATCCAGACTCCCTTTATATCGTAGAGGGGGCAAAAATTGCCTTTGTGTATCGGGGCAAAGACTATTATTTTAATATCATGCAAGTGGAACGAAATGAATTCGAGGTAACAGCAGAGTGCTATTTCACATCGTTTGAGCTTCTGAATGAGTATGTGACAGCCTATAGCTCCAACGGTCCGAAAAGTTTTGAAGAGTATCTTGCCGCGTTTGATCCGGAGCGAACGGTTACACTCGGAATTAACGAAGTATCAGACAAGCGAATCTCGAACGAATGGACAGGAGAAGACACGGTACTGGCAAGATTGTTTTCCGTAGCATCGTTATTTGATGCAGAA
This genomic window contains:
- a CDS encoding tape measure protein; protein product: MGYDGSLKFSTEIDETGFNKGTSKLGGIIKGGSTAAIAAVGAVTAAIGAGIVAGTKYNASIETYQTSFEVMTGSAEKAAEVIEKLKKVGAETPFELPDLADTTQLLMNYGFSADEAMDKMMMLGDISQGSAEKMSRIATAYGQMSSAGKVSLQDVKQMIEAGFNPLQEISESTGESMASLYDRISKGTISVDEITASMERATSEGGKYFQSMEKQSQTFNGLISTLKDNAQQLLGEIVKPISDGMTESLLPAAISAIEQLTKGFEENGVSGMLQAAGNIVNGLFAGIEENAPLLISSGMEMLNRFLEGLSTGIPILLTKGFEIVTAVALGILQNLPQLVSRGASAITSFVGGILSSLPTVLDSGVKMILELLHGIIQKTPELITQAGKAVIDFAAEIGSNLPEILQKGIEIIGQLIAGIIKEVPNLLRQIPGIIADLGEAFLDKDWGSIGWNIIQGIVSGIKSAASDLVDAAVSAAKDAVSTVKGWLGIKSPSRRMRDEVGKNMALGVGVGFEKNMPKKQIGKTIEELVSGMASSVSGITSAKPVYAGMYTATTGNNNKVYDAEMKSAILKLAKLAQRPIEVTTMIDKTKMARTMAIPVQAELAKGKTIKKMLEGDK
- a CDS encoding phage tail family protein gives rise to the protein MGLSVKYNDIELNKYLSVLKGFTPFVGAEWNPEVSSAVETNCGADFLYTKYGSKILEMPFEISGNLEEKCDALQKILNVNEPKPLIFGNLPQKMFYAVPTGTLDFEEIAMFGTGTITWLIPDGLAHATTKKPYEAHRNNGVYELEIDNQGTVAAPIDFEITNNHENGYVGIVSEHGIIQIGRADETDEESYEKSQLLIDDKANAILGWQSNNAILTTVTNPHTQSGAGELKDGYVQAQNYGTGSHWHGPSFTKKVPADRNEHYGAKNCTMSWHHYFSTSTINNLGVAQFLMTDKNRKNVAGVAYYKNSTGTNFAKIYLYVNGKIVKELEMECSYNNPITGQQAGMASISKYGERFEFSVGGKTYPFNAPEMKDIEVSEISVYFGEYSNNEAVGANLAYFVRFMSHSVEAWRDVPNRYKAGTVIKVDGHSGKIYVDGVASMGDEVKGTKYFLAPPGKTKIQFGYSDFSNPPPTFKAYIREAYL